The genomic stretch TCTATTCTGGCAGGGGAGCACCTTGGGGACTTCCAACGTAAACCATTTCAACTGGGCTTAATCTCCCCAGTTTGATGCGCTTTTAAGCTGAGACCAAGCTCTGTTTCATTGTGAACATCCAGCATCTGTGCATTTAACACCACTTACATCGTGTTTTCCAGTACATCATTCAAAACCACATGATATATAAAGTAATTTGTTAGAAGTACAAAACATCTTTGAGTCAGGTGAAGCACTGTGTATATAATGAGTGTATATAATCTACAGGTTTAGTGTTTCACCTGCctgtctgttgctgtttgaaACAGTCTAGTGcctgctgcaaaaacacatttgtcctTGGTAAAAACAATGACTTGCTGGCACGTTATGTCAATCCTCCCCCTCAGGCAAAATATCGCAGTGCTATTAAAATGCTTGTCATCGCCTTAGACGATTCCCTATGGAAGTGGATGAAGCAGTGATGCAGTGAATTCTGGACTAACAGTTTAAAGACACTCTTTTTTACATGCAcggaggaggggagagagggaaagggtGTCCACTCACCATGCTCTGGATGTGTTTTAGTAGACATGGCATAGCTCTATAAGATCCTGTGCTTGTGTCTTCACAGAGGACTGTCAGCAAACATGCCACCGGTGTCTGTTTGTCTCTGAGGCCACAAGATGCACAAATCACTCAAAGTTAAACTCAATTCAACAGTATGAAATAGTCAGTCAATCCTCTAGAGCACCGAGCTACTTCTTATGAACAAGCTGCTTTTGTCCAGCTGGAATACAACATTTGAAACTGTCAAGCAAAGTTATTATTTTCACGTTCCTTggcatttttataataaaatatgtgcAGCTACAATCCAGAGACAATCTTCACAGATCATCAGATGAACTGCAACTATTTAAAATTCTGGCGTTCCACAAGGATAAACTGATGCCTGTGGTTGCAATTTCAAAAGAAAAGGCAAAGAGCACCATGATCATAAATTCACTCCTCGGCATGTTTATTGCATTAAATGGAACAGAATAAGACAAGTCTTCAACAATGTTCAAGcaatattaacattttacattacagttttcaacattttccacTCACAAGCACCTGAACATGCTCCAACATGACTACAATTActatttaacataaaatgaGATATTTATAACCCACTGAGTGGTTAAAGAATataagatgtttattttttgtcttatGAATCtcatgaaaagataaaaaaaaagttcatccTTGCAGTCAAGGTCCGATGTATCTTCTTTCTCTGGGCCATAGTGTTTCATTGAtgttcaaaaataataaaacacatcaatCACATGGGGACTAGTTAGTTTTGAGGTTGATCCCACATGCAGCACAGTACGccatcctgctgctgaaaatattcACTTCCAAACCTGCAGCTGAGAATAGTTTCTAAGAACTGTACTttgtagttaacattagctaaaaACTACAGCTGgtttgattagatttttttttttttttaaatgaaagatttacagttttactgCAATAGAAACTGTGGGGGTTTGGGACTAAGTGCCACAGACAGACTAGGGAAGTCATGAAGAATTAAGAGACAGGTAAACACATTGTTGAGTCTGGTCTTTACATGAGATttgttaataattaaaatataaaatatcttaTTCTTTATCCTTACAGCGAGCaggaaaacaacacattaaCAAAAAAGCTACAAAAAATAAAGTTCAAGCAATAAACCAACATTCAAGAAATTATCCTATATGACAGTACTTGCAGTTGTTCAGACAAACAAAACCTGTTTTGTAATGAATCATAGcacaaacaaagaaatacaTCATTGAGTGAAATGGTGCAAAGGTTTGCatttaaaaccaataaatgcaacataagACAATTGTCTTACACACTTTACCAATTGCACTTTTTGTTAGTCAGTGTTGATGTTGCTGTACAGTACACAGAGAGATGATTGCTGCAAAACTCCTGCAGACAGAACTTGAAAAGGAAGATATCAGCCTCTgaaaacaggagaaagagaTAAACATGTAGACAAGCAACATGTTTACACATAAGGCAAAGAGCTTTACTGATATAGTATGTTTTAAATAGAAGcatttcaaagtgctttacagagtCAAATGAGGGCATTACCATAAAACATGCATTACAAACCAGAATAAAATCAATTTAgacaaaattaaatgaaataaataagtaaTGCTCACactatacatgtatatatatatgtatatatagtcTGCAGCTCCAAACAATcaagatgaaaaacagaaaacagccctTTTTTCAGCTAATCCAActttttaatggtttatttaGATTATGAATTGGTGATTTAATTTAGTCTTTTAAATatgcaaagtaaaaataaactatGCACGATGGGCAtgtacaacagaaacagaaacagtacCTGGTTAGTCGACAGTTGCGTGTCTGAACGTAaattcctgtgtaagtgatATCACATCTCACTACGTTGTTGGTGAAATCTGACTCCATGACGTGGAAATTGGGATTGACGGTAACCTGGAAAAATCAGAAAGAAAAGTTATTAGAGTTGCTCTGCAGGACACTGAAATAAATATCTCTATGTTGAAAAATACAAGCCATAAAAAGCTGATACTACACAACCTACAGTATGTGACATGTTACCTTTAAGATATAGTTTCCTGGAGGTACATCAGTGATATCGATCCACTGACAATCAATGTTGGCAGCGTAGATGTCATGACACCCCGGACTCAGCCCCTGAAAACACAACCCAAATCCTCCAGAGTGAAAACTGACTCAGGCTCTTCAGGTTTTGAAAACTCTGACTCAGGCTTTGACTACTATTTTCCTACAAGTGTTGCAAATGAGGCAGATACGAGTTTAAGTTACACAAACAGTTCTCGGAATAAAGCTGTTATAAGAAACACAGCACGACGGAGCACAGAGCCCAGACAGATATAATAAATATCCCCCTTGTattcaggatgtttttttaacctgtACACACCAGAAACTTtgttagaaaaatgtttctcaTGAGTAAATGCATTTGTCATTCAAAATTTCTACCCAGCTGACCTTTTTCCCCACATattaaaatgctaaaaacatTGCCTTTGTACTTAAGGTATGTGGGATGCTTTTGAGTTTGATATCCTGTTGAGGATACACTGTGAATGCCCTGAATCAGATACTAAAGTCCCAGACCATGGAAAAAGTTACAAAAAAGTTTGAAACTTGAATATTTTATCCCACTAGGTGATTTAAAAGTTTTCCCTTTGGACATTTTGGGAGAAATCTAGTTGGTTTCTGATGCTGTTTGTGACTGCACTGTTGTATGAATGattctgtatttgtttcctCAGATGCGCACACAGATGCGCACACAGATGCGCACACAGATGCGCACACAGATGCGCACACAGATGCGCACACAGATGcgcacacagatgcacacacagatgcacacacagatgcacacacagatgcacacacaggccTTTTATGCAAAAAAGATCTTGAACCAGTGCAAAGTGGATCCAGTACAATACGACTGACATTTACTTTACACCTCTAGAGTACCTGAGTATGAGATGTACAGGCATAGCGCCGTCTGAATCCAGGGTCGCAGCTTGTGTCTTCCAGGCAGAAACTGGCTTTGTGTCCCTCGGCCATTTTACGTCCAGTGACGACGTCCAGCAGGTCGTAGTTACTGAAGGCGTCCATGCTGTGGTAGTGTCTGAAGGTGGCGAGCAGATTGAATAGTATATTCTTATGCCAAGGTCCAGGAATGCCTTTAAGACCACAGCTTTGTTGTCTTAGCTGAGTCGTGAGGGTGCGGTGCTTGTTACATTAGATCTGAATGGAGCCTAATTACAACATTTTGACAGATGTaaggtcattttatttcacatcagGCTGTGTAAACTCACTGGTGACAGTTGTGCCAGTCCCACTGATGTCTTGGCTTGAAAGGGAGGAAGTCGGTGGTGCCTTGGTTCTTCACTTTCTGGGGGAACCGCAGGAGGACTCTGAAGTCAATGTCTCGCACACTGGGTCCATAAGCCGACCTTGGATGGGTACAGGGGAAACAGGCATGAGCTGCGCTGGAAAGTGTTACTGGCTGAGCTCTCAGGGCCAGTTTTCTTCAGAGTAAAGGAGCTCACAGGGTTTGTTCCATTCTACTTAATGCTTTTGGGAAACTCAACCCAGAACATTTATGTGTTGGCAGGACATCATGTTGGAGAATCACTGCTCCATAATAAGATTAAACAGATTTTGTAACTCTATCAACAGAACCGTTGTCCTAACACACTCAAAGGTGCACTAAGATAATTAAAAGCTATATCAAAAACAAGTAACATTAACTTtcaacaaacagtaaaacagaggaaatacctgtgtgtgtgcgtgtgtgtctgactCAGTGTCGACGTGCTGCTGTGTGCGTTCTGAAGAAGAAGTGAACCATTTCTGGCATCACACATTACCTGGCCAGACAGTTCTCCTCAGCTGCACAGCGGAGCGCATACATCTGCATGCGCTGGATGTAAGCACCTGCTTGGATGGCATATGGGTCTGGCACAAGGTCTGGCAGTCCTGAGAGAAGAGATTAAAGGGACAATCcaagttttttcttcttcttttttttgtaattatgatGTCTTATTGTTGCCAGCTGGTTCATGATGAGAACAGCCCAGTGCATTACACAGTGTCCAGGTTGAAAACGAGAGCAGCTGTTAGTTTTTGTTGGCATAATTCAACATGTTTTACATTCCTGAGCTGTCCTTCTGGGATCCAACGTCCTAATGAGACTTTTTTTACCTTCCTAACATTCAGCTTAGTAAGAGACGCAGTCGTGCGAGTCTTTAAGCCCTGCTgattaaaatatcatttttatgtAGTTGGTTATGATTGACTGATTATTTTCACTGAGTGGGGTTTATCCTAATTGATGCAACCACTGGACCATCATGTTGTTCTCAGATAATTTAAACCTACACTCATTAAAATGGTAAAGCTTATTTCATTTGACTAAGACTCTTAACTCACCATTTTGGAAATATCTCGTTCCATATCCTGTGCCAGGCGGGCGGCGATTGCGGGCCACTGACCTCCCTCTTGTGGGATACATGTTGTAGAAAACCGAATTCCTGTGGTTTTTTAACGGGTTTCGAGGGTCGTCATTGACCATGCCTTCTCCATTTGTGGGCGCCTCGTTTAAAAAATCCTCTGTAAATGCAGGCGATGGTGCAGATTCTCTATCCAAAGCGATGGAGTGATCCGTCTGGGAGAGTTGCCTGGAGTCAGATCCTGCTTCTGGGACCGTGCGTAAATGATGGTATTGCGCACTGGGCCCTGGTTCTCTCCCTCTGGTGTGCACTGCAGTAGTATCCACACCAactcctcttcttctgcctgGCAAACCTGTAAAAATAGCCGGTACAGAGACGTTAATGATGTTAATGTGTTCAGGGTTACAGTGTCGTGCGTTTGGATAacctgcagctccagctccaaACGGCTGCTGTCTGGGCTCCAGCACAATATTACCAGGCACAAACTGTCTACCAGGGTGTACAGGTGTAAAAGATCCTCCACACTGTGATCAGTCCCGAACAGTCTGGACTCACCTTGTCCGGTTCTTAAAAGAGTCGCTCCACTTTGCGGATCTGGCAATTGACTCCTGGTACCATCGCTGCCGGTGCGCATATAAACCCTCGACTGGCTTCTGGACCGAACCGGGGCCTCGTACTCAGATCCAGTGCTCATTAAACTATAAACTTGCCCGTTGCTTTCCCATTGAATCCGTTGCCGCCATGGTCCAGCTGtgcgctgctgctgctgctgctgccgctgctgccgCTGCCCAGAGATGAGGGGTAGTAGTCCTtggaaaaagtataaaaataaaaggaaccATTTTGCCATGGCAGTAAAAGTGAACAAGTTCAATCCCTCCTGTACGTCAAATAAAAGTCAATTTATGACATTAACTTTTCCCACAGATGCTTTCTCGAAGGTGGATGAAAAGCAGGAGTGCGCACTCAGTTCCAGCTCTTCCACAGAACAACATGTCAGTTCTTAAGAGGACTGACACATTTGAGAGGAGGGCCGGAGcctttttttctgctcatttaCCGAATTCAGCCCGGAAAGTCACATTTTCGAGCAAGAGAATTTAACCCATCCCTCGCCGTGGTTTGGTTTGAGGCTCCCACGATGGGGTTTGCTGAGTAAACTTTACGCAGGGGTGTTAACTGAAGTCATCTAAATGCAACAGTCCAAAGTGGCTGTTTTCAACCACCGGTCCACCCACATGTGTCAAAATCAACCTGGAGATTAAACTAGTTACAGATTTGACACTGGTAATATAAAGCACAGAAGAAAACCTTTCAAATCTAAATAATCTAATTCTTGTGTTTGTTGCCATAGACACGGTCGACTGTTCTACATTAATACATGTATCAGATGATTTTTAACCTGACTTCTGAAATACCGCACTTCCCTTGGCTTTACGGCCTCAAGCAGGACTAGACCTCCACCACACGGTGGCAGTCTGCATCCATGCGTTACCCCTGAGGAGCCTTTTATCATTTAGTGTCACTCCTGGGAGAATCTGCATGTTCAGACCCATAAAAAGGTGCTTTTTATTTCTGATCCTTTCTGCGCGCGTTTTGAACATATACTGTCTGTAAATCTACTATATTTGACCTCAATTACATCCAAAGCAGCAAATTTACTGAGGTTGTATTCATCCACATGTGCTCACACACTTTTCAGTCATTGTCCTTGTTTATCCCGTGACTGGCACCTTTCTCCTACTCACTGATAAGAAAGGCCACTCACTTTCCCTCGGCCCTTGATAATCACCACATCCATCAGCTCCATCGGGAGGTTTGCGCAGGCGCAGCCCAGGTTCAAAGTTCAATTCGCTACGTGCCAAAAGCGTCGTCCACGGATTTTGACGTGACGTTTTGAAAGTCCACCACAATAAACCAAAGTGTACGTGACTCATACTGTGATTGTCCCCACCAGTTGAATGATCAGGCGGCCTAAGGCTGTAAATCTCACCACAGGTTTTGCAGTTGTCCTGTTAGATAAATTAGTTTCAGCTGTAAAGCTTCCTGGAAACGGAACAACTGCATAACCTCAGTGTTAAACCCAGTATGATTAGAAGGATCTGGTGTAAAatggcttttttatttttaacagtaaAATTATCTTTACAGTGGTGGAAAAACTACACAGATCCTTTACTTAGTgtgaaaaaaaagcaagaaaaccaCTCgaaacatttatttagaaatgttttaattcaaAATCCTACTGAagtaaatgtatataaatattttttaggTAAGGAACCTGTTAGGCTACTTAATATGGGTCACACACAGGAGAAGCTACACACCCTGATCTGCAAAGGACTAAAGCAGAGCTCAGAACTTGTCACCTCTCATGAAATGTCACGGTGTATGTTTTCTAGGCCAAATAGGGCATAAGGATGGCGAGCCAGTGTGCTTTTCTATTCTTAGCAGAAACCCTCCCCATGATGCAAAGTCCAGCGCTGCCCCGCTCTGCTGTCTGCCGCAGACCAGATTTATAAGAGCCGCAGAGCCTCAGCACTGGTTTTGCACAAGACTTCCCAAGCAGGACATGTAACCCACAAAGTTTAGCCAGTAAGTATGAACGTTGAATTGAGTCTTTCTTGTGTGTCTGACgtgaaagtaaaacaaatcacAACAGATGTTGACTCAAAAATTAATCTTGACTGTAAATTAGGAGTgcttggaaataaaataaacagtttctgGTTGTTTTCATGGTACacctacagcagcagcagatcccGTGTGAAAGACTAATTCTGTTACGCTTTGAATATCCCATGAATCTAGGTATCCAGGCTTTGCTTCTTGTGAGATTTAACGAAGACGATGGTCTTAAAATCCTACCTTTCTTGTGGTTTTACCACAAGAAAGCTTCCCCACAAGGAATATACCTGTTGTCTTCCCCTGAGGCCTCACTGCCAGTCTGAGGAGTAAAATGATAGATCCAGAGGGTTTACCACAGATCATGGGGAGACAATACAGGTGAGATGCTGAAAaaaatgcttgaaaaatgaaaatgattgaCCTCTGCTATGGGTAGATCTTAAAATATGTGGATACGGAATTTCAAAAATCATGAATCCCCAAATGAATCTATTTTTTCCCAGTGAAAcctgaattaaaataaaaatatcagatGAATTATAGGTCGTTTGACAATTTCCAGGGTGCGGATCATCAGGTTTCTTGTGACACATGTCTAATTTCTGATGAACCTTTGCCAGAGTCAGCCTGGTCAGCCGTCCTTATGTTTCAGCTCTGAGCAGCATGTTAGAGTATCCTCACGTGGCACATTAGTGATGAGGGTGGTTAATATGTGGACTATTGATTACATATTAAAAAGACTTCTAATAAGTTGACCTTTAACCTATGTTGGTCAGCCTCACCTTAAGCTCTGAGGTGTGAGTGCAGTAATGGCAATtaactaaatacatttactcaacTGTACTTTTGATGTATCTGTACTTTgatttgttctatttttatgGTACTTCATACCTCTACAACAGTACACTTATTACTAAGTCTCAGGCACTTTCAGCATCAGATTATTAATATGAAATAATCAACAAATAAATCATGATAAATTAAAACTACCCATCAGTAATAAAAATCAGCCTCACCATTACATATAtaaacttttatatatatatatatatatatatatatatatatatatatataaatacatacgCAGCAGTAATAAAATCTGTCTACTGTGTGTTATGAAGCATAAATTATTATCCTAAATATGTTTATTCTGCTCATAAATGAACTTAAAGTTATGATTTCACAGATTTCATTTACATATGCTTATCTTAGTGGTTCAGCCATAAATATTCCTGTCATTCAGTAGCAACACCACAACTGTTCACATGCCTCAGGGGTCCTCACTCCTGCACTCCCTTCCTCCCAAACCAAAAATGGACACCCACGCTGTACTTTTGGGGGTTGCCATGGCAGCGGGTGACGTGGGAGCACATGCCACCTCACAAGACTCTCACCTTACCCACCCGGTGGTGGCGTGTGGGGACTGACCCCTGAGTCAGATCAGGCTGTGGCGCGTCGAGTGGGTATGAAGCGATGAGTAATTGGCTGCGCActcattaaatattttctcctgACACCCCAGGCACTTGGCCTAAATATAAACTGACAGACCTGCTCCAGGCCATGTGTTGGCATGTAAAGGCTCCCAGAAACGCATCACAAGACCCCAGCACACATTCTGCGGCCCTGCCAGGTCCTGGGACAGAGCTCTCTTTACAGAGCAATTTACAGTGTGATCAGTATGATCAGAATAAGAAGCAGGGATTCAGAAAAAGTCAACACAATAGTAGGTGTTCGATTGATATGTTGACAGTGTGTCTTTGAGTCTATAGGCTCGAACTGTAAATCTTTCGACAACCATCACTGGCAGTCAAAAGTGATTCTGTGTGGTCTAAAGGTTCCACAGCCATTCACTGGGTATTTGAAATTGATATTGAAACTTCAATAAAATCAAAGCTGTAATGCTCTGTGTCTCTATTCATTTCTTCATAGAGAGTATTGACTGAGCACAGAGCAGTGTGGGTGACTTTTAGGACGTTTGATGTTTTGGAGAGACGGTATTTCAGTCAAAGCGCAAAGCTCAAGCTCAGTGGCGTAAAGTAACTAAGTACACTGGCTCCCTGTACATTGATAAAGAATaagccagtgtttttttttagttttttggtttgttaacctctgcaaaaacaacatgtgGATACAAACCTCCTGATTTATGTTATGACCCTTTGGAGGAGCTTGAGAGTTGACTATTATCTGTGTCTGAGTGAAGTGAaaagtgaatattttatatattacagtaaaaaaaaaatcacataatcATGTTCATGACATGCTTCTGTGGTGCACAAGTGTTCCCCATTACTCTACAAAGCCTCCCTTTCataacatatttattattgaaCCTGAGTTTAACATTCCTTCTCATgaacagtaaaatatgttttgtgttaCACTTAAAAAATTTGGACTCAGTACACCAAAAACAATTAGAGACAATAAATCTCCATCAAATAATTCTTTTTCCAGTTTATACAGCAAAGCCTAACACAATAATCAAAGCTGTAGATGAAAtgttagaaagaaagaaatgtgcttTCATCTGGGTGTAGGCTGCAGTAAAATATATCCAGATTCAAAAACccctttaataataataatgtattataaaataagaaaatgtttattggCACAATTTCcttctttgctgtgttttgaaacacaagacaaaactatttgttggtttgatttattttattttaaagcaataGCCGCTCaaacatcattttcatatttctgtaacctgtttatttaaaatggtgGTTAAATGTATAATCACTTTTCCATCTGTAAGCTGAGATACACTTTACCAGCCACTTTCATTACAGCCTTATATCTAATCTTATTGATTATTGCTCATTCAAGGGCGGCAGCTTGTTATTGgtcaatatatataaatatttgtgcTGTAAAACATGAGGTGGGTGCTCGATGGGAACGACGTGTGAGTGAgttctgaagaaaaaacaggaaacataaagTGGACTGAGTCATTTCTTTAAGTTCAAACACAAATCCTTCCTCCCAGTGGGCACTGACACACAGTACAGCAAGACCGGAGCTTAGATCAGTCCCTCATGTTAAACACTGGGAGCTCAAGAGGTGGATGAACGTTTAGAAAAGGTTACACAGGATCATACAAAACACAATGCTTCTGCCTTCAGTTCTTAATAAGTTACAGGATTAACTATTTACAAAGCAGGCTAGAAGTAGAGAACTGGTGTTAAACATTTActcaaaattatatttacatgtcTATACACAAATCTGCTGTTGTCCCCACTGTGctgtagagagagagaacagagagaagttACTTCCACTGAATCACACACAGTGATGACATGTTGGAGACAATGTATCCACTGTTAAATCTGTATTCACCTATAACCTGTTCAGCAGGGCGTTCTGAATGCTTTCAGACACTTCGTTGTAAATATCTTCTGAGGATGTCATCCCGTCAAGGTACTCTGTCCAGGAAAAGATGAATCAGAAGTGAATCTTGGTCATTTTTAGTCATTTGGGGTTTGGTTTTGTAAGAGATGgggacattttgttttattttgatgttagGGATGTGGATGGGGACgcagagcagcacagacacatgaagGGCCATTGATATTTAGTCTCAGAGCTGATCTAAACATACCTAGGATGTTGCAGTTGTTCTCCATCTCTTTCCTGTGTTTCAAGTACATGGGCCAGACGTGGCCATCAAACAGGCCAGGGGGGTCAGGGACTGTATATGTCCTTGTACTGTGGAGACATAATCAGTCAGGTACATTTATAGTGATACTACGTCCGACTCTTGAGTGGACTCTGTCAAAGTCAGAGCTGAAGCTCATTACCTTCTCCTCCTTTTGCATTCCTCATATGGGATGGAAATGTAGAAACACTTGTCATAGATGTCAATGAGTGGCCTGCAGAAGGGAACCAGAACTCAGGTTAGAGGTCAAAAGGTCAAATCTTTAGAGTGTGGGTAGGAAGACAAGTGACTTACTTGTAGTTGTAGATGAGGAACCCCTCCACGATGAGAATATGGACCCCCTTCTGCTCTGACTCGGATTCCATGGTTTCAGGTGACAGGCTGACCCCATGTGAGCGGGCGAACTTGACTGGGTTCTCCTGCCAGCCTTTGACAGTGTTCACCATAGCCTCCATGTCCAGGGCAGTGATCACTGATGCAGaacaaggagagaggagagaaaaacaggctTCACCACACATGCAACTAACGCTCCTCACCAATGTGCTTTAACACACATTAGTCACGGTTAGTGAATGTCTGTAGCATTCACAGAATAGATGATAGAATAGCACAAAGTTTAGGATTGATAGGTTACCAAACTAAAGAAATgtgcaggaaagaaaaagtacattactgCATGGTTTTCCTACGCGAAATCCATTCTTACCATCCCACTGCCTAAAGCCGTCCTCCCCGACTTCTATTTGATTGGGTTTCTGAAATAACAGTCATCAATAAAACATTGCTGCAACCTAGTAACCAGTCGGAGCTGATCACACCTGGACAGGACAAGTCAAGGACTCATCTCCACCAAAAGTAGCGCAAGGTGCCATTACTTGGGAAGTTATTTTAAAGCTCAGCAGGAGGGTGATAATGTTCGCTGGCGCCTCACTCTGACAGTAAGGAGGGACTTTCTCATTAATGCAGCTTCTGAAATCTTTTCTATCACTATCGCAAACtggaagaaagaaataaaagtttcTTGATATTTCAGAAATTGTGGTCGCGGTTTTTCTCGCATGCGCAGTCCAAGCCAACACTGTCTCTGTATAGCGGCACAACATTTGATATGAGGTGAAGAAAGTCACTGGGTAAGAAACAAGTTGATGAGCTGTCAGTTAACCTTTGCTGACCATGACTGCAGCACGAGGATGTGGGAGAACTACAATCTTctggctttttgtttgtttgtttgttgttgttaagCCAAATGAGGTTAATGCTCATGCAAAAAGTTGGTTGCACAGTTTGCAACATGGTTTAAGTCTGACTTTAAGTGGGGACGCTCAGCCCTTGTACCGGCTGTCCAGGAGACAATCAGCCAGATGTATTACTAGGCTACTGCGATGACAGGACATCCGCAGGTCAGACTGTGGGTTACAGACTGTGGGTACTTTCATAAGCTCAACATGAAGATATTAAAAATAGATACTGTAGCTTTAAAATCAACATATAGTGATCTAACTGTCAAAGCTTTAGAGGACTGCTCATTTCTCTTACCTTAAAAAAGTCATCCTGATGCACAACACAGCAGTTGGGTAATGTCTGTAGTAGCCTGTTTGTTAAAGTGGTCTTCCCACCGTTGGTCACTCTGAAATTAGGATTTGGATTCCACGTAGCGTAGATGTGTTACTCTCTAAATGTTGCACATATGCATTAatacacagacaggcagatcaATGAAATGAGACTTACCCTCCAATGCCAATGATGAACttcatttttacttattttgtgTATTGGTCACCTCTGGAATTCAGTACATAAAAG from Mastacembelus armatus chromosome 17, fMasArm1.2, whole genome shotgun sequence encodes the following:
- the LOC113133928 gene encoding protein-lysine 6-oxidase-like isoform X2, which encodes MSTGSEYEAPVRSRSQSRVYMRTGSDGTRSQLPDPQSGATLLRTGQGLPGRRRGVGVDTTAVHTRGREPGPSAQYHHLRTVPEAGSDSRQLSQTDHSIALDRESAPSPAFTEDFLNEAPTNGEGMVNDDPRNPLKNHRNSVFYNMYPTRGRSVARNRRPPGTGYGTRYFQNGLPDLVPDPYAIQAGAYIQRMQMYALRCAAEENCLARSAYGPSVRDIDFRVLLRFPQKVKNQGTTDFLPFKPRHQWDWHNCHQHYHSMDAFSNYDLLDVVTGRKMAEGHKASFCLEDTSCDPGFRRRYACTSHTQGLSPGCHDIYAANIDCQWIDITDVPPGNYILKVTVNPNFHVMESDFTNNVVRCDITYTGIYVQTRNCRLTRG
- the LOC113133928 gene encoding protein-lysine 6-oxidase-like isoform X1 gives rise to the protein MSHVHFGLLWWTFKTSRQNPWTTLLARSELNFEPGLRLRKPPDGADGCGDYQGPRERLLPLISGQRQQRQQQQQQRTAGPWRQRIQWESNGQVYSLMSTGSEYEAPVRSRSQSRVYMRTGSDGTRSQLPDPQSGATLLRTGQGLPGRRRGVGVDTTAVHTRGREPGPSAQYHHLRTVPEAGSDSRQLSQTDHSIALDRESAPSPAFTEDFLNEAPTNGEGMVNDDPRNPLKNHRNSVFYNMYPTRGRSVARNRRPPGTGYGTRYFQNGLPDLVPDPYAIQAGAYIQRMQMYALRCAAEENCLARSAYGPSVRDIDFRVLLRFPQKVKNQGTTDFLPFKPRHQWDWHNCHQHYHSMDAFSNYDLLDVVTGRKMAEGHKASFCLEDTSCDPGFRRRYACTSHTQGLSPGCHDIYAANIDCQWIDITDVPPGNYILKVTVNPNFHVMESDFTNNVVRCDITYTGIYVQTRNCRLTRG
- the LOC113133933 gene encoding nicotinamide riboside kinase 2-like isoform X1, with protein sequence MKFIIGIGGVTNGGKTTLTNRLLQTLPNCCVVHQDDFFKKPNQIEVGEDGFRQWDVITALDMEAMVNTVKGWQENPVKFARSHGVSLSPETMESESEQKGVHILIVEGFLIYNYKPLIDIYDKCFYISIPYEECKRRRSTRTYTVPDPPGLFDGHVWPMYLKHRKEMENNCNILEYLDGMTSSEDIYNEVSESIQNALLNRL
- the LOC113133933 gene encoding nicotinamide riboside kinase 2-like isoform X2, which produces MEAMVNTVKGWQENPVKFARSHGVSLSPETMESESEQKGVHILIVEGFLIYNYKPLIDIYDKCFYISIPYEECKRRRSTRTYTVPDPPGLFDGHVWPMYLKHRKEMENNCNILEYLDGMTSSEDIYNEVSESIQNALLNRL